GTACATCGAtgaatatttttggaaatttaatcAATATCAGTCAACTAAATATTTACGGGATAAATATTTTCTGACActtaaaactaatattacaaAGTACTAAACATCAAAACTCTATAATTTATACAATAAATACACGTCAAAtaagtttccaaaaaaaatttgaaacaaaatttcatgtcaattattttttcaaacaaCAAATACAAAATACATATTAGTCCACCAAAAATATACCAATACCCCAAACGAAACCCTAAAGTCATTGACTTATGAATTTGCAAGGAATTTGCGAGGGATCCCTAGCAATTCCATTGCAAATCTCAAATTTGCAAGAAATTTGCGAGGGATCCCTAGCAATTCCATTGCAAATTCATTTTTTCCCCAATtactcaaaatttaaataaaatctaatttttataatatatatatatatatatatatatatatataatatctcaAACTATataccaaatttaaaattttacattatacatttcaaaaataaataaaaaacactaaacaacacaaaaacgaaatcactAATCTTAACTCAAACACTATAtctcaaaccctaaaatctatgtataaactCTATACCCCAAATCACTAATATAGACACtaaatctaatattttcaaagttaaagaacaaatcttaaatttaactttaaaatttaatatttcttataatttagTTCTGAAACCTAAATTTATACTTCACACACTATATTCCAAACCATACACTTATAACCCTAAACCTTATTCTCCCAATCATAAAATCCAAAAACACCAAATTtaacattttcaaatttaatcAACAAAACTTAAACATAAACtactaatttaaatttaaaacttttcaagtttatattttcaaattattttttaaaaaaattaaactcatACTTTAAATCTATACCTCATTTCGTATTTTCTTAACTCCAAACCTTTAATCATAAATATAAGGGgcttttgcaaaagtgactcaaaacttggagtcaaacagaaaactaaccttttcttttgactctttttttttttgagattttaaccccacagcTGCagtttatctacgaaaatgccattaacattttttttttttttcgaaaatggcttctttactgtctcaacctcatcttcttcaagtatttacaatattgccactgcaatgaatagtggcaacaaccttgtacgaactgtttgaagcttttaatgctctttaatgcacgtaaatctctttacactctctctgtttcaattgttatgaactaaaaacaacatttctttcactttctctctatattcatccaaaaaactcaagcttttgattcaaaatatgggctatggttgacagagccatatttctttcgttttgacttacggttgctttcgtttgaggttctgtgtgcaaacgaagtcatctcacctagtttaaggtacgaatttgaattttttttcaagatctgttcgcgtagaagacttactagtaagtcatctgtatgtagaagacttactgatgagtcttctggtcaaacggacgacttaaattaagtcgtccagctttgtttgttaaaaaaaaacactccagacgacttatatatacgtcgtctacgagaaacgggctagttttgcatttgaccgaatcgtgtcagatctttgactatttctggacgacttataattcagtcgtctctgggaaagttaaaatttcaatattttatgaaaacttgacgacttacgtgtaagtcgtcctaggttagttttgtaattgaaaaataaaacttcataatttaactttaaccagacgacttaatataaagtcgtccctccagaagacttaatttaaagtcgtccggggaaagcaaagtcgtccagaatttttcccaattttctggtcaaaccttgcttatcccggacgaccttaaattaagtcgtttagctggacgactttcatctaagtcgtctggagaaagttaaatttcaagttttatttttcaattacaaaactaacctaggacgacttacacgtaagtcgtcaagttttcataaaatattgaaattttaactttcccagagacgactgaattataagtcgtccagaaatagtcaaagatctgacacgattcggtcaaatgcaaaactagcccgtttctcgtagacgacttatatataagtcgtctgaagttttttttttaacaaacaaagccggacgacttagaattaagtcgtcccttttaattttcaattgcaaaagtgacctctttagacgacttacctttaagtcttctggacgacttaatgctaagtcgtctgcggcaatgtttattgaacttcttcattttctctatgtttactaatgtgttttattttgaatatttgcagatgatttttcagttacatgcagtgtatggagaatggttgttgagagatttccgttgggattttgtggttgatgatctcaaaggagcaagattgtttttattgaatgaagattcaacacatgctgaacttgttgcaatggctcaagaagattataacctggacatgagaacagtgagtgtggagattagctactcattaccagcagaaatgatgatggctccaggcagtcttcccattcatgttacaagtgatagacaagttcgaaacttgctggagatactcaaaacccatagagtatgtctttgtgtatcaagccgcagcaaggtcgaaacggtttcagagaaaagggatattgatgaagctggtgaatgggaaaaagatgttggtgataatgatgaagctggtgaatgggaagaagatgttggtgatgatgatgaagctgatgaatgttttgaagatgttggtgataatgagtttgttgaagatgaaaatcaagatggggaggaggaaaatggggaggaggatgctgataattctattgttggtgaaacggatcagaatggtggggattacagtctttatggaaaggttccagatgaggacgaggaagatgatgataatatttgttttgaagaaatccaaaagacatatgctaagacaaatgctattgaaggaggaaaatcgaatggtaccagtatctatgtcaaccagagttttgttagcaagggtgcactgctttcagagctgcggttggcagcagtgaggggtaagttttctttcagattatacaaatcaacgaaaactctcgttgtggcaacatgtccggttagctattgtggatggaaggtcagagcgagtgtcaaacatgggacaaacacgttttgggtaacaaagtatgtggaaaaacatttatgctcagcgggagaccgaatcgctcagcggagacactgtactccgaagtatgtaggtagtcttttcattgatcgtgttggaatcattgatgggataactccgcagcatatcactgatgcaatgaggaacatgtttggcatggcgcttgattacaccacttcatacagagcactgttatatgcacaaagattggtgagaggatcagcagaagaagggtattcgcgtctggcatcatatctcgagcaaatctccattgcaaatcctgattctatcacggcgatagaacttgattctatgaaaagatttaagtatctatttctctcttttggagcttctatcaaaggttttaagtatcagagaagggtcattgtggtggatggaactcacctaagtggaaagtatggaggaactatgttagttgcagccgcacaagatggcaattttcagatattcccattggcttttgggatcgtggatgaggaagatataccttcttgggaatggtttttcacaaaattggctagttgtatatctcatgacaagcctctggtgatagtctccgaccggcacaaggccattaaaagtgcgtgtgataaggtgtttccttgggcaacccgaggaatatgttattatcaccttcaagataacattgtcaaaaagtttaaagggaaacatctcatgtacttggtgaaaggggctgcttatgctcacacggtttacgattttgaccggtacatggctgagatacggagtgcaaacccggaacttgcaacgtatttggagaaagccgacgtcaggctatggtcaagggtttattgtaaggggaacaggttcaacataaaaacaagcaacattgctgaatctattaattccgcactgaagcgagcaagaggatttccgattacgttcctgctggagttcataaggcagaagttaggaaaatggtattggaaaaggagacaagatgctttgagtctcacaactgaacatagcgggggtgttgaatacttgcttgctgttcgagaagagatagcgggtacgatgacggtcgaaccaattgatggatggcatttctttgtcaaaggtggcaaaatggactgtgtggttgatttggaacatgcaaagtgtgattgtggtgtctatggagtggagaaaataccttgctctcatgctatagctgctggaatacatgctggtttgcatatctccacacttgtatgtccactgtactcaaagaattatctgtatgcaggatactcagagaatatatatcctatcgtgtcacaacatattgaggaacgagaatgctttcctccagaactaaagcgtggtcgggggagaccgaagaaatcaagatggcaatcttggttggagctatctaggatgagaggacacaaacccaggaagaaacacagggcacggagatgctcaaactgcaaggaaactggccatacgaaaccacaatgtacacaaccagttgactagttgtccagacgacctaaatttaagtcgtccagtcttgattacccgtccagacgactaaatttttagtcgtccagtgtattttatttttagacgaccttctactaagtcgtccagtgtattttatttttagacgaccttctactatctcttcaagtgtattttatttttagacgaccttctactaagtcgtccagtgtattttatttttagacgaccttctactatctcttcaagtgtattttatttttagacgaccttctactatctcttcaagtcgtccaaaccttctagacgacttatttgtaagtcgtccagttggaaaaccttccagacgacttataataagtcgtccaaaccttctagacgacttatttgtaagtcgtccaaaccttctagacgacttatttcttccagacaacttatatatttacaaatctatacaaagacaagctgaaatacaaatacttcgcttgttaaaaaaagacaagctgaaatacaaatacttcgcttgttaaaaaaagacaagctgaaatacaaatacttcgcttgttaaaaaatcatgttcaaatgctaatcatacatgcccacgaacttatcaccatccacattttctttcagatgctgatcaacaagctccttccatatatccaccgccatattatccctcattttcttcgcgttgcacctagcaaagtctttagggtcaaaggagaccccaagagcatgacattcaatgtactttacagcgtacacgccacaatcaccattgttggccgtgggtacacctttcagcggtctctcatatgtgtatggctccaacccgtatttgacccgtatttcgtcggtggctgcgcactcaacaagcagataagggaccatctggagaaaaggctccattatcgcatcccatgcgtctggtacactagatgaaggtatgctgtcccagacgactatgtgcctcttagggatcgatatccaaatagcaacccaatgcttgtcgtccaagttcactggcgcatagatatcatcaatgtcctccccccacttcttgtttgattggcaaaatgaaggtattgatccgtcataaaaatcgacgccccaccaggtagaactcttcctaaacctttgtgatcaggttccgatgttttgaagagctgatactgctctctccaagactgggaaaagttgtgatccaggaagcacattcgctcgctcctgaaagcttgtgggttctcctgatacctctgccttagcacattaatccaagcatctatatgctgcatattaaatataacaagttagaagttaccagacgacttaaatataagtcgtctacgtggtcgtccaagtagacgactttccagacgatttatctttaagtcgtctggaaagtagtctacttggacgactttgtagacgacttaaatcgtgtgcagaagacttacgcagtcttccagccatcctctggctgtccggaggaagtggtaccaccttgttggtgatgtacgtggtttgtcctcggtcttagttaaataatgactgcaaacaaaaaagcaatcagttttggacgactaaatcaagctattatgggtaaagcaatcacttacggatcagttttcaaccaatcagcgagttccttcaacttctctttgtttactggcggaaatggattataggccgccactttatctttttttttctctgccgtataaggagaactcacagtgggagcaggtttcttcgctcgtttgctctttgcacgcttgtccaatacaaccaggctcggttctgaaactggatcgcttggctcggtggaagctttatcctccggcaagatcttatttaccgagttcgcctcggttgctgtatcctccggcaaccatctctgcaataaaagttgcacacaagttaactatcgacgacttaaataaaagttgtctggacgactagttgaccctggacgacttaaaattaagtcttccatggtcaactagtcgtccagacaacttacgtttaagtcgtccagggtcaactagtcgtccagacaacttttacagtcgtctggacaactagttaaccctggatttgatactaacctctttgatttgaggaggctgtttcttttgaggaggaggctgtttcttttgaggaggaggaggctgctgctgtttcttttgaggaggaggaggctgctgtttggtttgatgaggaggaggctggttactaaccacggtttcattggcatgaggggtagcctgtttgtttctacccccggtttctttggcaagaggggtaggctgtttatcttgaggggtagcctgattggttagaggtggaggggtagcctgattggtgacaccaaccttcttctccacagcttccaatctatcagacaacttcctaaactccctcatgcacttattaaacccttttttcatgcagtcagctacgcccttgaacataatttccaactcctctctggtcacccctctagcctcttctctagcctcttcactagccactttaggagcctctttacgagctttcttccgaggtcttggattgtcttcctcctcctcctcctcctccaacacaaccatctctttggccttcttcgatggagtcacaaccttaggttttgtattgaccttagtaccagtgacttcccagcaatccatggtccacttccacggtctccgctcatacatgactttaatgatgttctccgcgggcaggtcctcaacctcagagtcccattttggccacatttcactaatgtccttctcaacaaagttgatcacgcgggtctgcagtaaatagaagaatcgagttagatatttgaaaaaaatactaaatagacgacttaattataagtcgtctactaagtcgtccagctggaagaccttccagacgacttataataagtcgtctaataagtcgtccagatggaagactttccagacgacttaattaagtcgtccgataagtcgtccagctgggaagactttccagacgacttattataagtcgtccgataagtcgtccagctggacgaccttccagacgacttataataagtcgtctgcgcagtcttttggattgaagtaaatacctgactcaagatagcagctttcattgatctgcggcctctgctgccctcgtaagccagtatcggtggagacggactgtctgctctgggaccaccaatactagcaccaattccggcatagctgtgtacgtccagacctgaagaacttgtataaacccatccacggtgtaacagccagcaatttctttgttccacaaagagtccatcagcaccttaaacgcgactctcccccatggataattctcaaaccgttctaaatccatcactagccttgccagagtagatcgtgtagcggttgaaaactttctcccttcaatgaatccagtgaagatggagaggtacgcgagccgcttgcgatcttccctggaccaatccccgcatctcttcagtgctgctattatctgatcagtagttggcccagcttccagatgaactcccagcatcccccagaaagaaaccatctctggggtaacgtcacattttggtgtctcaaggtcctcgatgtactcgcagtttagaccagtgaggttttcaaactctaacagtgaaaacctcaaaggttctggaccaacgagagaccacatctcatacttcttcttaatgtccagcttgaaactgagcatgtagtgaaccagccttgaagcccaaccaaatccctgctccttgaacttgatgaaaactcccaaactcgactccttgagctcttcaaattcgtcatcagtaagagctttcctaagagcagtatgcaacttgctgttatccgtatgatacgaaatgctattgtgggcttctggctcttcccctgatgtgtataacctacgggggagttctggaatatccatcctttttgtctgcaaaataatcaaagacaacaatataagtccagacgacttataattaagtcgtctggaaagtcttccaaatggacgacttatatttaagtcatctactaagtcgtccagttggaagactttccagacgacttaaattacttacaagtcttccagtcgcagaaggagttggagtactcgtcattgcggttatagatctgaaaaaataaacgtgaaacggtgagaatgagtaaattgatagagacaacgttttatgttcatcttttcctcgagattgatgacttagcggcgttagggtttacagagaaacggcgctaaggtttacagagaagaagcggcggcgctaaggtttacagagaagaagcggcggcgctagtgtttagaggaagcggcggtgagaacgttggtgaccacggtggcgagggcggcggtttgttcggaaatagtggaagcggcggcgctagggtttagaggaatcggcggcgctagggtttagaggaatcggcggcgctagggttagaagaagctgcggcgacaacggtgagatagatagccgacgttgagaacgatggtttgttcggaaatcgtgggaattcgaaatcgcctttgagagagaactgttagggtttctgaatttcgcgaaaaatgaaacaaaaaaaataaaaatcaccttatatattgggtaaataatccggttagctttaaaagtacattggtaaactttaaggtttggtccggtttagacgacttattctggctgataatgtacaacagacgacttaatatttagtcgtctgttttcagacgacaaaatattaagtcgtcctaaaccctaaaatgaacccctaaactaaaatgactagattaactaactaaccacgttataaaatcaaattatacttaaatagtgtttactatacacagaaatgaacacgcataagtaattttaaaatttttcaaaaacggttttaatgcttttcaaaatctaaccctaagaacacatacaatactacaacatatgttgatgaaacataaacttaagaatatcatgactcactagtttcactcatctatgctgaaaacaattgaaatttgttatatcttaatttatacctcctaagacatatgttaattacataattcccatttttcacttatcaaaatattttttacaaaatatttaaattatgtttaagactaactgtccagacgactttcagttaagtcgtctggacgacttattttcaagtcgtctaaacagacgacttgcgaggggtagaaacgtaaaaaaaaattccgttttcttgtttggtcacaaggggatagttgtaatttcaatagccttttaggttacttttgcctttgacccaagttggggtattgttttgggtttgactccaagttttgagtcacacttggcaattctccctaaATATAATCTTTCAactttaaacttttaattatCAAACCCAAATTCTAATATATCTAAGTTGCAATTATATTGAAAGCAAATCATAAACAACAAAACCATTTATATAATCCTAAACTATGAAAGGGACTTGACAACATTTTGTGACCTATCTATGCGCTCTCTTGTCATACGTTatgacaacaaaaaaataaaaacaaatttgtaaaaaatctCATTGGCTACTACTTTCACACAAGGATTGACAAATATTCATTCCTGTCCATTGGATTACACTTTAATCGAATGGACCATATCTTCATTTTCATCTGTTTTTCTTCTCTCCTCTCGATCTCTCATCTTAATACTCTCAATCTCTCCATAGCTTCTCTCAATCTCTGGACGAAATTGGTAAAATCAAGCTCAATCTATCATCACTTGTGTCTTCTTCTTTATCTACATTGTTTATCTCTCAATCTCTCATCActtgtgtcttcttcttctttgtcccTACATGAACATGAAGTTTGGGTGGAAGAAGACAAAAACGAAGCTCATGGCTTGGAGGAAAACGACGACAGTGAAGCGCAGGAGCTGTGGCGAAGGAGGCGCTGAAGCGGAGGTGGAGGCGCGGCAGACTCGTCTCGGTCAAGCTCTCTGTTGGCTTCACCTACTCACCACCTTCACAGGTCAACCCACTTCGCCTTCCTCTTATCTCTGTTCTCTCgttctcttcatcttcttatatatttgtaattggttttgtttttttttttcagatctgagaagCAGCAGTGATGAAACAGGAAAGAGAAGCAGTGGTGTGACAGAGAGTGTCTCCGGTTAAGGGTGGTGCGTTGGTGATGCAAAAGCCGTTGGTGGTGCAAAAGCAGTTGGTGGTGCGGCGATGGTGTGACAGAGCGGCGCTGTGAGATCCGGTTAGGCCGAGGAGGCGGCTTGAAGCTTGAAGATTAggtttagtatttttttctggttttacttcttcttctttttttaattctggTTTAGTTTGTCAACCGGATTTAATTGTAAACCAAACTTTTATTTGTAAaccaaattcaattattttgtaaaaaaaaatcaatgtattatatatttccattgtattttgtgatttataattttttaatttttaataatgtcaaaaatagtgaaaattatatatttttaaaaatatttttcaaaacatcTGCGAGGAAACTGTGTTTCATAAATCTATTGCAAATTTGCGAGGAACCATTTTCCATTGCAATTTGCAACGAACCCTTTTCCGTCGCAAATTTGCAACAAATCGTCTTCCGTTGCAAATTTGCGTGGAAACGTTTTCCCTTGCAAATTTGCAAGGGAATTGCGAGAATTTATTCCCTTGcaacaaatttgttttcttgtagtgtttgtgAATTGGAATCTGATGTGACATCACCAGGAAGGagaaaacttttatatatatatatagatatcatCCTTTGTCCATCCCCTTTTGATTGCATTGgaggaaaaaagaaacaagCAGAAAACTAAGACCTATCTATAAATTATGTTCAAATAACAAGAAAAACATTCAAAACAGTGACataacaaccaataaaaaatgaTGAATGTAAAGTAAGCATACATTGAATGTTAAAGATATATTGCTAATCAAAAAAGAATGCAGGGGGGATTTAATAATTGTTAAAAATTTCAAGTGACATTAATCAATGATAGAGCTGGAGAAACATGACACCCATGAGTTCTCTCTCCCGGGTTCAAGCTCAACCCGTTTAAAAGAGACACGTGTCGCATCCACAAAAACCAACTTTGTGAACTGGAATCTGATGTaacatcaccaggaaggaaaaaacttttatatatatatatatatatcattctttgTCCATCCCCTTTTGATTGTATcggaggaaaaaaaaacaagcagaaaactAAGACCTATCCATAAACTATGTTCAAATAACAAGAAAAACATTCAAAACAGTGACataacaaccaataaaaaatgaTGAAGGTAAAGTAAGCATACATTTAATGTTAAAGATATATTGCTAATCAAAATAGAATGCATGGGGGATTTGATGATTGTTAAAAATTTCAAGTGACCTTAATCAATGATAGAGCTGGAGAAACATGACACCCATGAGTTCTCTCTCCCGGGTTCAAGCTCAACCCGTCTGGGTACTGCATAAAGAAATCGACATGATGATGGGAGACATGAGAACTGAAGAATTTTTACAAGGAGTATGAAACTGAGACCTTATGAGCTCGTTCTGGAGAAGATCATATGCATTTGTTAAAGAGGTAATCGAAAAATTCACAAACAGAGGTTCAATAATTTGAAGTAGAGGAGATGGAAAGAGAAAGCGAGAGAGATCACTGTGTACACTTTAAGGTCggtttaatatacacaaaccGAAAACTAAATAACTAATTTTTGGTTAAGTTTGATTTGATCACTGATCCGACTGACCATTTTAATTTACAAGTAAGGATGAGATTTTGACCCGAACTGAACcaaattttcagttttaatttaGGTTTTGTTTAGGTcgattctgattttttttttttgaaaatgattaatttattcaataatttgttagtttaaattataaaatattaacgaAATTTCGAATCAAATCggttgaaattttaaacaaaaaaaaaactgaataaattgaaataattaaatttattttaccgaattaattaaattattaatctaAATTCTAactaaactaaaccaaaatttaatagaaaacaataacttcaattaaatttgataaaacTCTTACCGAACTAACTGAACCAGTTTTGTGTGGTACTAGAATTTTGAACGAACCAAATTAACATAACGAACCAAATCTGCAAGCCTAATTAGAAGCTACTACCTGGATCATTTTGATATTTACGAAGGGTAAGACCGAGGGCAAAATAGACTTTACAGAAACTAGGGTTTTGGTTGATATATTAACTGTCTCCGTCGCGGCTCAGTAGTTTCCTCGCCTCTCTCGCTCTCAAGCTTATCtcggcgaagaagaagaagaagagagaaacagaATGGCGACTCAAGGATCCGCACAGAAGGAGGCTGACATCAAGATGATGTGTGCTGCTGAGGTTCACCTCGGAACCAAGAACTGCAACTACCAAATGGAGCGTTACGTCTTCAAGAGACGCAACGACGGTATATTTTCTCGTCTTTTCAAGTGTTATGTATTGATGATTTAGAGCATTGAGATTAGATGTTGATATGTTTATGTGCGCCGCCACCACGGATCTAAACAGCGGCTTACGAAATTATTACATCAACGCTACAGCTAGCTATGTCTGTCATCATTTCGTGTATTAATAAGTCTAGATAACAACGAATATCTACTtagattttgtttctttgtataTGAAGTggtgagtagaatataggtt
This Brassica napus cultivar Da-Ae chromosome C6, Da-Ae, whole genome shotgun sequence DNA region includes the following protein-coding sequences:
- the LOC106392143 gene encoding uncharacterized protein LOC106392143; translated protein: MDHIFIFICFSSLLSISHLNTLNLSIASLNLWTKLFGWKKTKTKLMAWRKTTTVKRRSCGEGGAEAEVEARQTRLGQALCWLHLLTTFTDLRSSSDETGKRSSGVTESVSG